Proteins encoded within one genomic window of Flavobacterium oreochromis:
- the nadA gene encoding quinolinate synthase NadA has translation MNYRQLIDNILLKRKKKKVILSHYYHNKEIVDYLGEGRFLADSGPMKTCSKFIFNNPDRIVIKYINCSTEIKVLSDIVFSSSNIIKKNQSILQGSPLIFVFDQKKGEYFVEETDRKMLLWDESCIVHESFSLEKLIALYKNYSDAEIITLSESETHILQIAKYIRSISDRIDYVSKQKKSLDRVKYCI, from the coding sequence ATGAATTATAGACAATTAATAGATAATATTTTACTTAAAAGAAAAAAAAAGAAAGTTATTCTATCTCATTATTATCATAATAAAGAAATAGTTGATTATCTAGGAGAAGGTCGCTTTCTTGCTGATTCTGGTCCAATGAAAACTTGTAGTAAATTTATTTTTAATAATCCTGATCGTATTGTTATTAAATATATTAATTGCTCTACTGAAATAAAAGTATTAAGTGATATTGTTTTTTCTTCATCTAATATTATAAAAAAAAATCAATCTATACTACAAGGTAGTCCTCTTATTTTTGTATTTGATCAAAAAAAAGGTGAGTATTTTGTAGAAGAAACAGATAGAAAAATGCTGCTCTGGGATGAAAGTTGTATAGTTCATGAATCTTTTTCTTTAGAAAAACTAATTGCTTTATATAAAAACTATTCTGATGCTGAAATAATAACACTTTCTGAATCTGAAACACATATATTACAAATAGCAAAATATATACGATCAATTTCAGATAGGATTGATTATGTATCTAAGCAAAAGAAGTCTTTAGATAGAGTTAAATATTGTATATGA
- a CDS encoding helix-turn-helix domain-containing protein: MIQKPENINEKIFIPFTRQEIANFTGLRVETVIRACSKLKKSGIIEIINHKIYF, encoded by the coding sequence ATGATTCAAAAGCCAGAGAATATTAATGAAAAAATTTTTATTCCTTTTACTCGTCAAGAGATTGCAAATTTTACAGGACTTAGAGTAGAAACTGTAATTCGTGCTTGTTCTAAGCTTAAAAAATCAGGAATTATAGAAATTATTAATCACAAAATTTATTTTTAA
- a CDS encoding Crp/Fnr family transcriptional regulator has protein sequence MIKYYEEFIKYGAIEKTFKKNEVIFNEGESALFFYFIINGSVRMFNRNEEGKEFVQGYFLSGQSFGEPPLFIEENYPTTAACIKDSILLKLSKKNFFRMLEDMPELQILFIKILSKRIIGKAKSSKDIINQNTEQKIISF, from the coding sequence ATGATTAAGTATTATGAAGAGTTTATAAAATATGGAGCAATAGAAAAAACGTTTAAAAAAAATGAAGTAATTTTTAACGAAGGAGAATCTGCTTTATTTTTTTATTTTATTATAAATGGAAGCGTTAGAATGTTTAATAGGAATGAAGAAGGTAAAGAATTTGTACAAGGATATTTTTTAAGTGGTCAAAGTTTTGGTGAACCTCCATTGTTTATTGAAGAAAATTATCCAACTACAGCGGCTTGTATAAAAGATAGCATTTTGCTAAAACTTTCTAAGAAAAATTTTTTTAGAATGTTAGAGGACATGCCAGAATTACAAATATTATTTATTAAAATTTTGTCTAAAAGAATCATAGGTAAAGCTAAATCATCTAAGGATATTATTAATCAAAATACTGAACAGAAAATAATATCTTTTTAA
- a CDS encoding cytochrome c oxidase subunit 3 — translation MKNTTTNYKDFYYPPGGILLWIIIILEIITFGMAIIAMNYSAQEEIKIFSESCLKLNNDIGLINTIILLTSGFFMATSVNYAKKSDHKKFNLYLKITMLLGVLFLILKSYEYFEKLNHNINLDTNTFLLIIGY, via the coding sequence ATGAAAAATACAACAACAAACTATAAAGATTTCTATTACCCTCCTGGAGGTATTCTACTATGGATAATTATTATACTAGAAATTATAACCTTTGGTATGGCTATTATAGCTATGAATTACAGCGCACAAGAAGAAATAAAAATATTTAGTGAGTCTTGTTTAAAATTAAATAATGACATAGGATTAATTAATACTATTATACTACTCACCAGTGGCTTTTTTATGGCAACTTCTGTTAATTATGCTAAAAAGAGCGATCACAAAAAATTTAATTTGTATCTAAAAATTACCATGTTATTAGGTGTTCTTTTTTTAATCTTAAAAAGCTATGAATATTTTGAAAAATTAAACCATAATATTAATCTAGATACCAATACCTTTTTACTTATTATTGGCTACTAA
- a CDS encoding c-type cytochrome, translating into MKKFIVLAFTLSLVIACGKKNSQEEDFSKPVNEPTVSEGTIEATPQTTEANGEYDAQKGEGKYDKVELGAKVDQKMAAEGEKVAGLKCTSCHKLTDEKLIGPGWKGVTQRRTPEWIMNFISNPDPMIDKDPELKKQLEVCKLRMPNQNLTDTEARNILEYMRKNDGA; encoded by the coding sequence ATGAAGAAATTTATTGTATTAGCATTTACTCTAAGTTTAGTTATTGCTTGTGGAAAAAAAAATAGTCAAGAAGAAGATTTTTCAAAACCTGTTAATGAACCTACCGTTTCAGAAGGTACTATAGAAGCAACTCCTCAAACGACTGAAGCAAATGGAGAGTATGATGCACAAAAAGGAGAAGGTAAATATGATAAAGTTGAATTAGGAGCTAAAGTTGATCAAAAAATGGCTGCTGAAGGAGAAAAAGTTGCTGGATTAAAATGTACTTCTTGCCATAAATTAACAGATGAAAAACTAATTGGTCCTGGATGGAAAGGAGTAACACAAAGAAGAACTCCTGAATGGATTATGAATTTTATTAGTAATCCCGACCCAATGATTGACAAAGATCCTGAATTAAAAAAACAATTAGAAGTTTGTAAATTACGTATGCCAAATCAAAATCTTACAGATACAGAAGCTAGAAATATACTAGAATACATGAGAAAAAATGACGGAGCATAA